From Tiliqua scincoides isolate rTilSci1 chromosome 2, rTilSci1.hap2, whole genome shotgun sequence, the proteins below share one genomic window:
- the MFHAS1 gene encoding malignant fibrous histiocytoma-amplified sequence 1 — translation MAETERAAEAARLWRDAALRARKLRGDLRQLELELGSREEGGPEAEPKSPQPPSPLEALNLSGRGLEELPEGLCAAVGGSLRVLSLRRNRLARLPAAAALRHLGRLAELDLSHNRLRCLRDDGQALALLRGLRKLSLSHNQLGAGGEGTLPAGLGALQQLEELDLSFNRLRRLPEEALARLQQLRTLDVDHNQLPSFPPALLELAALEELDCSGNRLLQSLPEGISSLRRLKILWLSGTGLVALPEGLCQLGALESLMLDGNHLRALPAGFGSLQRLKMLNLSSNLLADFPAAVLALPGLEELYLSRNQLTLLPAGLCQLAQLRTLWLDNNRIRYLPDSIVQLHHLEELVLQGNQIAILPEGFGQLSRVSLWKIKDNPLIQPPYEVCMKGIPYIAAYQQELAHSQPALKPRLKLVLMGLKNAGKTLLRKCLMEEEEEEQGHRDPSLVAVNSDSGKAQTRGCFFQSLRDLPQPLSPKAQPKHCPIVEQPEASPLSVLPLKCSHLGCASTEQRDVLFDAPPKAAGQTQVGHLAAKQQQDASRPPSPKVNGEMHLGYYPLSRPIVPLAPPAAGLLGSRKGIEVTDWTADVERGLTFIVYELAGDPSYDVIQPFFLSPGALYVLVVNLSTYVPQCFYPSVGYFLHWLGAKVPHAVVCMVGTHADLCAEREVEEKCLDIHRQIARQEKHDYEGLQSLAQQVDEALGQDFDLRCSSPHVAFYGVSDKNLRRKKAQFQYLLNHRPQILSPVLPIGCWDCCQVRRLRDKLLSVAEHRDIFPNLHRVLPRSWQVLEELHFQPQAQQLWLSWWDSARLGLQAGLTEDRLQSALSYLHESGKLLYFEEHLTLREYVFHNLPRLIDILNVFCQRDATVLLQKLLSNAHVDELKATQLNHYVEGFLLHGLLPAHVIRLLLKPHIQSREDLQLILELLEKMGLCYCVNKPKSKPLNGATAWYKFPCYVKNEMPHAEAWINGTNLGGQSFVAEQLQIEYSFPFIFPPGLFARYSVQINNHVVQRSDGKYQIYAYRGKVPVVVSYRPAKGIQQPDTLSIASHASLPNIWTAWQAITPLVEELNVLLQEWPGLYYTVHVLCSKCLKRGSPHPHTFPGELLSQPRPEGVTEIICPKNGNERVNVALVYPPIPTVISPCSK, via the coding sequence ATGGCCGAGACGGAGCGGGCCGCGGAGGCGGCCCGGCTGTGGCGAGACGCCGCCCTGCGCGCCAGGAAGCTGCGGGGCGACCTCCGGCagctggagctggagctgggCTCCCGCGAGGAGGGCGGCCCGGAGGCCGAGCCTAAGTCCCCCCAGCCGCCCTCGCCCCTGGAGGCGCTGAACCTGAGCGGGCGCGGCCTGGAGGAGCTGCCCGAGGGCTTGTGCGCGGCGGTGGGCGGCAGCCTGCGCGTCCTCTCGCTGCGCAGGAACCGCCTGGCGCGGctgcccgccgccgccgccctccgGCACCTGGGCCGCCTGGCCGAGCTCGACCTCAGCCACAACCGGCTGCGCTGCCTGCGCGACGACGGCCAGGCGCTGGCGCTCCTGCGCGGGCTCCGCAAGCTCAGCCTCAGCCACAACCAGCTGGGCGCAGGGGGCGAGGGGACGCTGCCCGCGGGCCTGGGCGCGCTGCAGCAGCTGGAGGAGCTGGACCTGAGCTTCAACCGCCTGCGCCGCCTGCCCGAGGAGGCCCTGGCCCGCCTGCAGCAGCTGCGCACCCTGGACGTGGACCACAACCAGCTGCCCTCCTTCCCTCCGGCCCTGCTGGAGCTGGCCGCCTTGGAGGAGCTGGATTGCTCAGGCAACCGGCTCCTGCAGTCCCTGCCCGAGGGCATCTCCTCCCTGCGGCGGCTGAAGATCCTGTGGCTCAGTGGCACTGGCCTGGTCGCCCTGCCCGAGGGCCTGTGCCAGCTGGGTGCCCTGGAGAGCCTCATGTTGGACGGAAACCACCTCAGAGCCCTGCCCGCTGGCTTTGGCAGCCTGCAGCGTCTCAAGATGCTCAACCTCTCCTCCAACCTGCTAGCCGACTTCCCTGCGGCTGTGCTGGCGCTGCCTGGCTTGGAGGAACTCTACCTGAGTCGCAACCAGCTGACCCTCCTGCCTGCTGGGCTCTGTCAGCTTGCCCAGCTCCGGACACTGTGGCTGGACAACAACCGTATCCGGTACCTGCCCGACTCCATTGTGCAGCTTCATCACCTGGAGGAGCTGGTGCTGCAGGGCAACCAGATTGCCATCCTGCCAGAAGGGTTTGGTCAGCTCAGCCGAGTCAGCCTCTGGAAGATCAAAGACAACCCACTGATACAACCCCCCTATGAGGTCTGTATGAAGGGCATCCCTTATATTGCTGCTTACCAGCAGGAACTGGCCCACTCCCAGCCTGCCCTTAAGCCCAGGCTCAAGCTAGTCCTCATGGGCCTGAAAAATGCAGGGAAAACTCTGTTAAGGAAGTGTCTcatggaggaagaagaagaggagcagGGGCACAGAGATCCCTCCTTGGTTGCAGTCAACAGTGATTCTGGGAAAGCCCAAACCAGGGGGTGCTTTTTCCAGTCACTGAGAGATCTTCCCCAGCCTCTGTCCCCAAAAGCACAGCCAAAGCATTGCCCCATTGTTGAGCAGCCAGAGGCTTCCCCTCTGTCAGTTTTGCCCTTGAAATGTTCTCACTTAGGCTGTGCCTCCACTGAGCAGCGCGATGTGCTCTTTGATGCTCCCCCCAAAGCTGCTGGGCAGACCCAGGTAGGACATTTAGCTGCCAAGCAGCAGCAAGATGCCTCACGACCCCCATCACCTAAGGTAAATGGGGAAATGCACTTAGGCTATTATCCCCTGTCCAGGCCCATTGTGCCTCTAGCTCCACCAGCAGCAGGGCTGCTAGGCAGCCGCAAAGGCATAGAGGTGACAGACTGGACAGCAGATGTGGAGAGAGGCCTGACTTTCATTGTGTATGAGTTGGCAGGCGATCCAAGCTATGATGTGATCCAGCCCTTCTTCCTCTCTCCGGGTGCCCTCTACGTATTGGTTGTGAACTTGAGCACTTACGTGCCACAGTGTTTCTATCCATCAGTGGGATATTTCCTTCACTGGCTGGGAGCAAAGGTGCCACATGCGGTGGTGTGCATGGTGGGTACTCATGCAGACTTGTGCGCTGAGCGGGAGGTGGAGGAGAAGTGCTTGGATATCCACCGCCAGATTGCTCGGCAGGAGAAACATGACTATGAAGGCCTCCAAAGTTTGGCTCAACAGGTGGATGAAGCACTTGGGCAGGATTTTGATCTGCGTTGCTCCAGCCCCCATGTTGCCTTTTATGGAGTGTCAGACAAGAACCTTCGGCGCAAGAAAGCTCAGTTCCAGTATTTGCTCAACCACCGgccacaaatcctctcccctgtGTTGCCCATTGGCTGCTGGGACTGCTGCCAGGTGCGCCGTTTGCGAGATAAGCTTCTTTCTGTGGCTGAGCACAGAGACATCTTCCCCAATTTGCACCGCGTGCTTCCCCGGTCCTGGCAGGTATTGGAGGAACTTCATTTCCAGCCACAGGCGCAACAACTGTGGCTTAGCTGGTGGGACTCGGCTCGCCTTGGCCTGCAGGCAGGACTGACTGAGGATCGTCTCCAGAGTGCCCTTTCCTACTTGCACGAGAGTGGCAAGCTGCTGTACTTCGAGGAGCATCTCACCTTGCGTGAATACGTTTTCCATAATTTGCCCAGGCTCATTGACATTCTCAACGTCTTCTGTCAGCGGGATGCCACAGTCTTGCTCCAGAAACTGCTCAGTAATGCCCATGTGGATGAACTTAAGGCCACACAGCTCAACCACTACGTGGAAGGATTTTTGCTTCACGGATTGTTGCCTGCTCATGTTATTCGCCTGCTTCTCAAGCCCCACATCCAGAGCCGAGAGGATCTGCAGCTCATCCTGGAGCTGTTGGAAAAGATGGGACTCTGCTATTGTGTCAATAAGCCCAAATCAAAACCCTTGAATGGAGCCACTGCATGGTACAAGTTTCCCTGCTATGTGAAAAATGAGATGCCCCATGCAGAGGCATGGATCAATGGTACCAACCTGGGTGGTCAGTCTTTTGTTGCTGAACAGCTGCAAATTGAGTACAGTTTCCCCTTCATCTTTCCACCTGGGTTGTTTGCCCGCTACAGTGTGCAGATTAACAACCACGTGGTCCAGCGATCCGACGGAAAGTATCAGATCTATGCGTACAGGGGGAAGGTACCTGTTGTAGTAAGTTACAGGCCTGCCAAAGGCATCCAGCAACCAGATACTCTGTCTATTGCAAGTCATGCATCTCTACCAAATATATGGACAGCCTGGCAAGCCATAACTCCACTAGTGGAAGAACTGAATGTGCTGCTTCAAGAATGGCCAGGCCTGTACTATACCGTGCATGTCCTCTGTTCCAAGTGCCTTAAAAGAGGGTCACCCCACCCACATACCTTTCCAG